Proteins encoded within one genomic window of Couchioplanes caeruleus:
- a CDS encoding Hansenula MRAKII killer toxin-resistant protein 1, which translates to MAARGWTAQVGAAAGVAAGTGAAQLGLGYGLGVVVWPTGVTTDGSVWLSSLGWATWTAATATVFGAVIAGRLGRAAGGPWRFALAASAAVGALLTVALIALPARASVRADTFSPETVAGGYAVIGVLVGLVLAYWAVVSYPAATNLIATAGWLWALAVAAVAADVFWHRPTATYLSSWQFVAADSGTIHWREALLTLLAAFILGVAGAWPAARRGNLGVGAASSGAVGPLLVAAAFFCLAPQFTPALGPLGSAYLTAPYAVLAGLAGSAATVALAQRRATRRTARTAAASGIPAQRPALTSGRDAARPAQTGTSSGSTRTDSSPGSAGTGAPSKSAQAGAPAESAQSGVSRGPLSEIAARAGKDSAAAEIAGPSAERQKPSLLGRLRRGRNGAERPVGDPASVATGRAQAPASARSSPQATAPSPSPPSGAPPSPASAPSSSRASAPSRETVARPPASPDVVKINPSTAEGPTPRASCAAPSVPGTAPSTVGDTPSPAANTKRPAAGPSKSASAARKAPAKRASGTKPASRSKPAPEDPNDGPA; encoded by the coding sequence ATGGCCGCTAGGGGCTGGACAGCGCAGGTGGGAGCCGCGGCCGGGGTGGCCGCGGGGACCGGCGCCGCCCAGCTCGGTCTGGGATACGGCCTGGGCGTGGTGGTCTGGCCCACGGGCGTCACAACCGACGGCAGCGTCTGGCTGAGCAGCCTCGGCTGGGCGACCTGGACGGCGGCGACCGCCACCGTGTTCGGCGCGGTCATCGCGGGACGGCTCGGCCGGGCGGCCGGGGGACCCTGGCGCTTCGCGCTGGCGGCGTCCGCGGCGGTCGGCGCCCTGCTGACGGTCGCGCTGATCGCGCTTCCCGCACGAGCTTCCGTACGCGCGGACACCTTCTCCCCCGAGACGGTGGCCGGAGGGTACGCCGTCATCGGGGTTCTGGTGGGACTCGTCCTCGCGTACTGGGCGGTGGTCTCCTACCCGGCGGCGACCAACCTGATCGCCACGGCCGGCTGGCTCTGGGCCTTGGCCGTCGCGGCGGTCGCGGCGGACGTCTTCTGGCACCGGCCGACGGCGACCTACCTGTCGAGCTGGCAGTTCGTCGCGGCGGACAGTGGCACCATCCATTGGCGAGAAGCGCTGCTCACGCTGCTAGCGGCCTTCATCCTCGGCGTCGCCGGGGCATGGCCCGCCGCCCGGCGCGGAAACCTCGGCGTGGGCGCGGCCTCCTCGGGCGCGGTGGGCCCGCTGTTGGTCGCGGCCGCCTTCTTCTGCCTGGCACCGCAGTTCACGCCGGCTCTCGGCCCGCTCGGTTCCGCCTACCTGACGGCACCGTATGCCGTCCTGGCCGGACTCGCGGGCTCGGCGGCGACGGTCGCCCTCGCCCAGCGGCGCGCCACCCGGCGCACGGCCCGGACCGCGGCTGCATCCGGCATTCCGGCGCAGCGCCCCGCACTCACCTCCGGCCGGGACGCGGCCCGTCCCGCACAGACGGGAACCTCGTCGGGATCCACGCGGACGGACTCGTCTCCGGGATCCGCAGGTACGGGCGCGCCTTCGAAGTCCGCGCAGGCGGGTGCGCCTGCGGAATCCGCACAATCGGGAGTATCGCGCGGGCCCTTATCTGAGATCGCCGCGCGGGCGGGCAAAGACTCCGCCGCTGCGGAGATCGCCGGGCCGTCTGCTGAGCGGCAGAAGCCGTCGCTGCTGGGTCGGCTGCGCCGCGGACGAAACGGGGCGGAGCGACCGGTCGGAGACCCGGCTTCCGTAGCGACGGGGCGCGCACAAGCGCCCGCGTCCGCTCGATCGTCCCCACAGGCCACCGCACCTTCACCTTCGCCGCCCTCGGGCGCTCCACCCTCGCCGGCCTCAGCACCTTCGTCCTCGCGGGCCTCAGCACCTTCGCGGGAAACGGTCGCTCGGCCGCCGGCCAGCCCCGACGTCGTAAAGATCAATCCGTCGACGGCGGAGGGGCCGACGCCTCGCGCATCCTGCGCCGCACCCTCGGTTCCCGGCACCGCACCCTCGACCGTCGGCGACACCCCTTCGCCGGCCGCGAATACCAAGCGGCCCGCGGCGGGCCCGAGCAAGTCGGCCTCGGCGGCCAGGAAGGCGCCCGCCAAGCGGGCGAGCGGAACAAAGCCGGCGTCACGGTCCAAGCCCGCGCCCGAGGACCCGAACGACGGTCCGGCTTAG
- a CDS encoding helix-turn-helix domain-containing protein: MNPRRSPTIRRRRLGAELRRYRDAAGVTIEVVADRLGCSPSKVSRIETGHTSATPRDVKDMLDIYGINGAESDELVQISREARQKGWWHPFSTVLTGAYVGLEAAAKSIRAYEQQVVPGLLQTDRYAIAMIRSARLGDSEQEIEQRVRVRMARQALLIQDDPIDLWVVLDEAVLSRPVGGDEVMRDQLLRLAEMTELPNVTLQILPFAVGAHAGMDGTFAILDFPDAEDPNVVFAENATGGLFLEKTDELRKYNSIFDTIQATALSPEESKNMIVMLAEEPLWKSRPRVSGSI, translated from the coding sequence GTGAATCCGCGCCGCAGCCCCACTATCCGTCGTCGCCGACTCGGTGCTGAACTGCGCAGATACCGCGACGCCGCGGGCGTGACGATCGAGGTGGTCGCCGATCGGCTGGGCTGCTCACCGTCCAAAGTGTCCCGGATCGAGACCGGGCACACCAGCGCCACCCCGCGCGATGTCAAGGACATGTTGGACATTTACGGCATTAATGGCGCGGAATCCGACGAATTAGTGCAGATTTCACGGGAGGCGCGGCAAAAGGGATGGTGGCATCCCTTCAGCACGGTGCTGACCGGCGCTTATGTGGGGCTCGAGGCGGCGGCCAAGTCGATCCGGGCGTATGAGCAGCAGGTCGTGCCCGGACTTCTGCAGACCGACAGGTATGCAATTGCCATGATTCGGTCCGCCCGATTGGGTGACAGCGAACAGGAAATAGAGCAACGGGTACGAGTCCGAATGGCTCGCCAAGCGTTATTGATTCAGGACGATCCGATCGATCTTTGGGTGGTGCTCGATGAGGCGGTGCTGAGCCGGCCGGTCGGCGGCGACGAGGTCATGCGAGATCAATTGCTGCGATTGGCCGAGATGACCGAGCTGCCGAACGTGACCCTCCAGATCCTGCCGTTCGCGGTGGGCGCCCACGCCGGCATGGACGGCACCTTCGCGATCCTCGACTTCCCCGATGCCGAGGACCCGAATGTGGTGTTCGCCGAGAACGCGACGGGCGGTCTGTTCCTGGAGAAGACCGACGAACTCCGCAAGTACAACTCCATCTTCGACACCATCCAGGCGACGGCCCTCTCACCTGAGGAGTCCAAGAACATGATCGTAATGCTGGCAGAGGAGCCATTGTGGAAGTCGAGACCAAGGGTTTCCGGATCGATCTGA
- a CDS encoding YceI family protein yields MTDTAATGTREFQGLQIPAAGTYELDAAHKRVGFMVRHLMVSKVRGSFAEATSTITIAENPLESSVSASIQTASVHTGQADRDNHLRTGDFFEAEKYPTMDFRSTGIKSFEGNEIVLDGELTIKDVTRPVELLVEFEGATVSPYGQQVFGFSATTEIDREDWGLTYNMALESGGVMIGKKVKIEIEGEAIRQA; encoded by the coding sequence ATGACCGACACCGCCGCCACCGGTACCCGCGAGTTCCAGGGCCTCCAGATCCCCGCCGCCGGCACCTACGAGCTCGACGCCGCGCACAAGCGGGTCGGCTTCATGGTGCGCCACCTGATGGTCAGCAAGGTTCGCGGCAGCTTCGCCGAGGCCACCTCGACCATCACCATCGCCGAGAACCCGCTGGAGTCCTCGGTCTCCGCCTCCATCCAGACCGCCAGCGTGCACACCGGCCAGGCGGACCGTGACAACCACCTGCGCACGGGCGACTTCTTCGAGGCGGAGAAGTACCCGACCATGGACTTCCGCAGCACCGGCATCAAGTCGTTCGAGGGCAACGAGATCGTCCTCGACGGCGAGCTCACCATCAAGGACGTCACCAGGCCGGTCGAACTCCTCGTCGAGTTCGAGGGCGCGACCGTCAGCCCGTACGGTCAGCAGGTCTTCGGCTTCAGTGCCACCACCGAGATCGACCGCGAGGACTGGGGTCTGACCTACAACATGGCGCTGGAGTCCGGCGGCGTCATGATCGGCAAGAAGGTCAAGATCGAGATCGAGGGCGAGGCCATCCGGCAGGCCTGA
- a CDS encoding FhaA domain-containing protein has product MSSEPEEEPVSVLQRFEKRLEGLVEGAFAKVFKGVVHPVEILNAMQREAEAHKAILAGGRTLVPNRYVIDLSPYDHSRLAPYAAALAQELAQSQAEFIGEQAWTVYGDVIVEIERGDGLDTGMFRVTAEVYTGGEVAPVQQPAYDAQPAYSPYDQQPGGYQHGHNGRNVGLVSGDGRTYPLQMGSTVIGRGDQANLRLPDVGISRRHARLDYDGSQVVLTDLGSTNGTMVNGQRVSAVALNPGDMIQLGTTTLTFRVDG; this is encoded by the coding sequence ATGTCCTCGGAACCCGAGGAGGAGCCGGTGAGCGTGCTGCAGCGCTTTGAGAAGCGGTTGGAAGGCCTGGTCGAGGGGGCCTTCGCGAAGGTGTTCAAGGGTGTCGTGCACCCAGTGGAGATTCTGAATGCCATGCAGCGGGAGGCCGAGGCACACAAGGCTATCCTCGCCGGTGGCCGGACTCTCGTGCCGAACCGTTACGTGATCGATCTTTCGCCGTACGACCACAGCAGGCTGGCGCCGTATGCCGCCGCGCTGGCGCAGGAGCTGGCGCAGTCGCAGGCGGAGTTCATCGGCGAGCAGGCCTGGACGGTGTACGGCGACGTCATCGTCGAGATCGAGCGCGGCGACGGGCTCGACACGGGCATGTTCCGGGTGACGGCGGAGGTGTACACCGGCGGCGAGGTCGCCCCGGTGCAGCAGCCGGCGTACGACGCCCAGCCCGCCTACTCGCCGTACGACCAGCAGCCGGGCGGATACCAGCACGGGCACAACGGTCGTAACGTCGGCCTGGTCTCGGGCGACGGGCGTACCTATCCGTTGCAGATGGGTTCGACCGTCATCGGCCGAGGTGACCAGGCGAACCTGCGTCTGCCGGATGTCGGCATCTCGCGCCGGCACGCCCGTCTGGACTACGACGGCAGCCAGGTGGTGCTGACCGATCTCGGTTCGACGAACGGCACCATGGTCAACGGCCAGCGGGTGTCGGCGGTGGCGCTCAACCCGGGCGACATGATCCAGTTGGGCACCACC
- a CDS encoding PASTA domain-containing protein — protein MFPAVNDATAVHRGGDDDVTSVYRAGGDDATTVYRAGGDDATAVYPPASGGEWADDDQIWAGRAGVRRPRSGADAAGDWALVPGDEPQGRWWMPIVVGLVALLLLGTLSWGVWLIAQSTRDDEEQVPVTVPTRSATPAKTTEPTSQPPSTAPTTAQPSSDPPSLPKDVAIPALRGLSLDEARGALNRSGLSYRLRYVTSTEAPPGTVIDSDPSEGRQVPADTIVNLIVASAPTATTASSTNPDGGADQGADED, from the coding sequence ATGTTTCCGGCCGTCAACGATGCGACGGCCGTCCATCGCGGCGGCGACGATGATGTGACGAGCGTCTATCGCGCCGGTGGTGATGATGCGACGACCGTCTATCGGGCCGGCGGCGATGACGCCACCGCCGTCTATCCACCGGCGAGCGGTGGGGAGTGGGCGGACGACGATCAGATCTGGGCGGGTCGTGCCGGGGTGCGCCGGCCGCGGTCGGGCGCCGATGCCGCCGGGGACTGGGCTTTGGTGCCCGGCGATGAGCCGCAGGGCAGGTGGTGGATGCCCATCGTCGTGGGCCTGGTGGCGCTTCTGCTGCTCGGCACGCTGAGCTGGGGAGTCTGGCTGATCGCGCAGTCCACCCGCGACGATGAGGAGCAGGTGCCGGTCACCGTCCCGACGAGGTCGGCCACCCCGGCGAAGACGACGGAGCCGACCAGTCAGCCGCCGTCGACGGCGCCCACGACCGCGCAGCCGTCGAGCGATCCGCCCAGTTTGCCCAAGGATGTGGCCATTCCCGCGCTGCGCGGGCTGTCACTGGATGAGGCCAGGGGCGCACTGAACCGGAGCGGCCTGAGCTACCGCCTGCGGTACGTGACCAGCACGGAGGCCCCGCCCGGGACGGTGATCGACAGCGATCCGAGCGAGGGCCGCCAGGTGCCCGCCGACACGATCGTCAACCTGATCGTCGCGTCGGCACCGACCGCGACGACGGCATCGTCGACCAATCCGGACGGCGGCGCGGATCAGGGCGCCGACGAGGACTGA
- a CDS encoding NAD-dependent epimerase/dehydratase family protein, with protein sequence MAVALVTGSGGLIGSEAVRHFAGLGLDVVGIDNDMRQEFFGAEASTAWNVQRLTAELGSAYEHHGVDIRDRDAVARIFQRYGKDIAVVIHAAAQPSHDWAVRDPYTDFDVNAGGTLTMLQNTREHCIEAPFIHCSTNKVYGDTPNRLPLVEQETRWELDPAHPYYDGITEGMSIDACLHSIFGASKVAADVMAQEYGRYFGMKTAIFRGGTLTGPAHSATELHGFLGYVMRANMERRTYRIFGYKGKQVRDAIHSHDVLSAFEAFFRNPGSAKVYNLGGGRHSNCSNLEAFALAEKISGTPMITEYVDDNRIGDHQWWIGSMAAFQDDYPEWKQVYDVPMILQEIYEANVDKWVPAS encoded by the coding sequence GTGGCCGTTGCTTTGGTGACCGGATCAGGTGGGCTCATCGGGTCCGAGGCGGTGCGGCACTTCGCCGGGCTGGGGCTTGATGTTGTCGGGATCGACAACGACATGCGGCAGGAATTCTTCGGGGCCGAGGCTTCGACGGCGTGGAATGTGCAGCGGTTGACCGCCGAGCTGGGATCGGCGTACGAGCACCACGGGGTGGACATCCGGGACCGGGATGCGGTGGCTCGGATCTTCCAGCGGTACGGCAAGGACATCGCCGTGGTGATCCATGCAGCGGCACAGCCGTCGCATGACTGGGCCGTGCGGGATCCGTACACGGACTTCGATGTCAACGCCGGTGGGACGCTGACGATGCTGCAGAACACGCGGGAGCACTGCATCGAGGCGCCGTTCATCCACTGCTCCACCAACAAGGTGTACGGGGACACCCCGAACCGGTTGCCGCTGGTCGAGCAGGAGACGCGGTGGGAGCTCGACCCGGCCCATCCGTACTACGACGGCATCACCGAGGGCATGTCGATCGATGCGTGTCTGCACTCGATCTTCGGCGCCTCGAAGGTCGCGGCCGATGTGATGGCCCAGGAGTACGGCCGTTACTTCGGGATGAAGACGGCGATCTTCCGCGGGGGCACGCTCACCGGGCCGGCCCACTCCGCGACCGAGCTGCACGGTTTCCTCGGCTACGTCATGCGGGCGAACATGGAGCGGCGCACGTACCGGATCTTCGGCTACAAGGGCAAGCAGGTCCGCGACGCGATCCACAGCCACGACGTGCTGAGCGCGTTCGAGGCGTTCTTCCGCAATCCGGGCTCGGCGAAGGTGTACAACCTCGGCGGTGGGCGGCACTCGAACTGCTCGAACCTCGAGGCGTTCGCCCTGGCGGAGAAGATCAGCGGCACTCCGATGATCACGGAGTACGTGGACGACAACCGCATCGGCGACCACCAGTGGTGGATCGGTTCGATGGCCGCCTTCCAGGACGACTACCCGGAGTGGAAGCAGGTCTACGACGTACCGATGATCCTGCAGGAGATCTACGAGGCCAACGTCGACAAGTGGGTTCCGGCTTCATGA
- a CDS encoding MarR family winged helix-turn-helix transcriptional regulator, with translation MGINFDDPRFTAFGLFAEAFTGLTNRFAAQFEQHRLSSVEFEVLLRLARSPQNRLRMTDLAGQTSLSTSGVTRVVDRMDREGLVRREACPSDRRSSYAVITDAGLARLDEVLPGHLELMQRWFIGQLSPAQLTEFTESLRTIRDAVNPCATAGTTDPEPAPAAH, from the coding sequence GTGGGAATCAACTTCGACGACCCCCGATTCACGGCCTTCGGCCTCTTCGCCGAGGCCTTCACCGGCCTGACCAACCGCTTCGCCGCCCAGTTCGAGCAGCACCGGCTCTCCTCGGTCGAGTTCGAGGTGCTGCTGAGGCTCGCGCGTTCCCCGCAGAACCGGCTGCGGATGACCGACCTGGCCGGGCAGACCTCCCTGTCGACCAGCGGCGTCACCCGCGTCGTGGACCGCATGGACCGCGAGGGCCTGGTCCGGCGAGAGGCCTGTCCCAGCGACCGCCGCAGCTCGTACGCGGTGATCACCGACGCCGGTCTCGCCCGCCTGGACGAGGTCCTGCCGGGCCACCTCGAGCTCATGCAGCGGTGGTTCATCGGCCAGCTCTCGCCCGCGCAGCTCACCGAGTTCACCGAGTCGCTGCGCACCATCCGCGATGCGGTGAACCCGTGCGCGACGGCCGGCACCACCGACCCCGAACCGGCTCCAGCCGCCCACTGA
- a CDS encoding DUF397 domain-containing protein, which produces MEVETKGFRIDLSRAEWFKSTRSGPNCDNCVEVAFVDEAIAVRDSKNPTGPALIFTAEEWDAFVGGAKDGEFDL; this is translated from the coding sequence GTGGAAGTCGAGACCAAGGGTTTCCGGATCGATCTGAGCCGCGCGGAGTGGTTCAAGAGCACGCGCAGCGGCCCCAACTGCGACAACTGCGTCGAGGTGGCCTTCGTGGACGAGGCCATCGCCGTACGCGACTCGAAGAACCCGACGGGACCCGCATTGATCTTCACCGCGGAGGAATGGGACGCCTTCGTCGGCGGCGCCAAGGACGGCGAGTTCGACCTGTAG
- a CDS encoding WecB/TagA/CpsF family glycosyltransferase, which yields MGSGFMIDQGKRNVLGVLVDAVDYEAATARIIEAARERRHYAVTALAVHGVMTGVQDKAHNARLNSFDLVTPDGQPVRGALNLLHRAGLGDRVYGPELTLRVLRQAADEGLPVYLYGSTESTLDKLIPALEKMFPALKIAGVESSKFRSNRPGEEAEIADRIKASGARIVLVGLGCPRQEVWAHAMRPLLDMPLLAVGAAFDYHAGLLKNPPPWMQKYSLEWLWRLGLEPKRLWKRYLLLNPAYLSRLAVQKAGVWKAAPPAGTSEPVQTFAV from the coding sequence GTGGGTTCCGGCTTCATGATCGACCAGGGCAAGCGCAACGTCCTCGGCGTCCTGGTCGACGCCGTCGACTACGAGGCCGCCACCGCCCGGATCATCGAGGCGGCCCGGGAGCGCCGGCACTACGCCGTCACCGCGCTCGCCGTGCACGGCGTGATGACCGGCGTCCAGGACAAAGCGCACAACGCCCGCCTCAACTCGTTCGACCTCGTGACGCCGGACGGCCAGCCCGTCCGCGGCGCCCTCAACCTCCTGCACCGGGCCGGCCTCGGCGACCGCGTCTACGGCCCGGAGCTCACCCTGCGGGTGCTGCGTCAGGCCGCGGATGAGGGCCTGCCGGTCTACCTGTACGGGTCAACCGAATCCACCCTGGACAAACTGATCCCCGCGCTGGAGAAGATGTTTCCGGCGCTGAAGATCGCCGGCGTCGAGTCCTCCAAGTTCCGCAGCAACCGGCCCGGCGAAGAGGCCGAGATCGCCGACCGGATCAAGGCGTCGGGGGCTCGGATCGTCCTGGTCGGCCTCGGCTGCCCGCGCCAGGAGGTCTGGGCGCACGCGATGCGGCCGTTGCTGGACATGCCGCTGCTCGCGGTGGGCGCGGCCTTCGACTACCACGCGGGCCTGCTGAAGAACCCGCCGCCGTGGATGCAGAAGTACTCGCTGGAGTGGCTGTGGCGGCTCGGGCTCGAGCCCAAGCGGCTGTGGAAGCGCTACCTCCTGCTGAACCCGGCCTACCTCTCGCGGCTCGCCGTGCAGAAGGCGGGCGTGTGGAAGGCCGCGCCGCCGGCCGGAACGAGCGAGCCGGTGCAGACCTTCGCCGTCTGA
- a CDS encoding ATP-binding protein yields the protein MTSDHGADQEGPGFDAVLRSYRLRATLTQEELAARAAVGVRTVRDLERGRASRPQRTTAELLAAALGLAGADRLAFLAAARGHSSRTQPPPRYVRLPPASDLIGRDDEVTQLVTRLSRPPGDGSRGITLVGLAGVGKTSLALTVSHRVTQAYPGGVAGVVVTDGSTAGEVLGGVAAVFGVGRPDDLAPRFAGRSALLLIDAVDRAPEALAEALGRLLTQHPTLRFLATGRHPIGLPSERVQPVAPLVAPPEAAGTTLAEAAGYPAVALFLDRLAQVRGTPVDPDEVGPLVALVRRLGGLPIALELAAARGRVLTVAEILDRYGDRVLDLSGRPADGGVVGARDLEGRPTDTGVVSVRDAVAASYRLLSIAERKALHRLATFRNRWSLDLAEKIIDRDPTVDVVHLLDRFLELGLLSARGARAFRFRLLDVVGDYACEQAAALGDLPSARRRHAEVMADLALSIAPDLKGAHLAEAAARLDDVSGDLGAALTYAAKEDPHTALHLAACLPRWWRFRGRDVTGRQWLRRLLADPRTADADPAIRAWAKVGLAQLALEHGSGAEEIGSAQAALTEFAALGDVAGQLMAHTQLAALWMTAHGYDRARAHGEAALELARRSGRIRDMAVAENNLTWHEIREGNLPAARARLAEVDKLAGRCGEHRLRAVAVANLAEVERLDGRCDEAARLGRHAIAELEDVGDPGHRRRVLATIGLALAEAGRTRETEGVLAELRPADAGAPADGPVAVVEGALALLRGDERKAAELFEVAAAAYEGGHDPRDTVEAVVGLIRCTREAEKRAKMVHRLHEMCRTSGIALLPRDLKLIGASAE from the coding sequence ATGACGTCCGATCACGGGGCGGACCAGGAAGGTCCGGGATTCGACGCCGTGCTGCGCAGTTACCGGCTGCGGGCGACGTTGACCCAGGAGGAGCTCGCGGCCCGAGCGGCGGTCGGGGTGCGTACGGTCCGCGACCTGGAGCGTGGCCGGGCCTCCCGGCCGCAGCGCACCACGGCGGAGCTGCTCGCCGCCGCGCTGGGTCTGGCCGGTGCCGACCGGCTCGCCTTCCTCGCCGCCGCTCGCGGGCACTCCTCACGAACGCAACCTCCGCCGCGCTACGTGCGGCTGCCGCCGGCGAGCGACCTGATCGGCCGGGACGACGAAGTGACCCAGTTGGTCACCCGACTGTCCCGGCCGCCGGGCGACGGGTCCCGCGGCATCACGCTCGTCGGCCTGGCCGGGGTCGGCAAGACCAGCCTGGCACTGACCGTCTCGCATCGGGTGACGCAGGCCTATCCGGGCGGCGTCGCCGGCGTCGTGGTCACCGACGGGTCGACCGCGGGTGAGGTGCTCGGCGGCGTCGCCGCGGTCTTCGGGGTCGGCCGCCCCGACGACCTCGCTCCCCGCTTCGCCGGACGCTCGGCACTACTGCTCATCGACGCCGTCGACCGTGCGCCCGAGGCGCTCGCCGAGGCCCTCGGCCGGCTCCTGACCCAGCATCCGACGCTGCGCTTCCTCGCCACCGGGCGCCATCCCATCGGCCTGCCCTCCGAACGCGTCCAGCCGGTGGCTCCGCTGGTCGCTCCGCCCGAGGCCGCCGGGACAACCCTCGCGGAGGCGGCCGGTTACCCGGCCGTGGCGCTCTTCCTCGACCGGCTCGCCCAGGTCCGTGGCACACCCGTCGATCCGGACGAGGTGGGCCCGCTGGTCGCGCTCGTCCGCCGCCTCGGCGGTCTGCCCATCGCCCTCGAGCTGGCGGCGGCCCGCGGGCGGGTGCTGACCGTCGCGGAGATCCTCGATCGGTACGGCGACCGCGTGCTCGACCTCTCCGGCCGCCCGGCCGACGGTGGCGTGGTCGGCGCCCGCGACCTGGAGGGCCGCCCCACGGACACCGGCGTCGTCTCGGTCCGCGACGCGGTGGCGGCCAGTTACCGCCTGCTCTCGATCGCCGAGCGGAAGGCGCTGCACCGCCTCGCGACGTTCCGCAACCGGTGGTCGCTGGACCTGGCCGAGAAGATCATCGACCGCGACCCGACGGTCGACGTGGTGCATCTTCTGGACCGCTTCCTCGAGCTCGGCCTGCTCAGCGCCCGCGGCGCCCGCGCCTTCCGGTTCCGGCTGCTCGACGTGGTGGGGGACTACGCCTGCGAGCAGGCGGCGGCCCTGGGTGACCTCCCGTCGGCGCGCCGACGCCACGCCGAGGTGATGGCCGACCTGGCGCTGTCCATCGCCCCGGACCTCAAGGGCGCCCATCTCGCGGAGGCCGCCGCCCGCCTCGACGACGTCTCGGGCGATCTGGGTGCGGCTCTCACGTACGCGGCCAAGGAGGACCCGCACACGGCCCTGCACCTAGCGGCCTGCCTGCCGCGCTGGTGGCGGTTCCGCGGTCGGGACGTGACCGGCAGGCAGTGGCTGCGGCGGCTGCTGGCCGACCCGCGTACGGCGGACGCCGACCCGGCGATCCGGGCCTGGGCCAAGGTGGGGCTGGCACAACTCGCGCTGGAACACGGCTCCGGCGCCGAGGAGATCGGCTCGGCGCAGGCGGCCCTGACCGAGTTTGCCGCGCTCGGCGACGTGGCGGGCCAGCTCATGGCCCACACCCAGCTCGCCGCGCTGTGGATGACGGCGCACGGCTACGACCGGGCGCGTGCCCACGGCGAGGCGGCGCTCGAACTGGCCCGGCGCAGCGGCCGGATCCGCGACATGGCGGTCGCCGAGAACAATCTGACCTGGCACGAGATCCGCGAGGGAAACCTGCCTGCGGCCCGTGCCCGGCTGGCCGAGGTCGACAAGCTGGCCGGCCGCTGCGGCGAGCACCGGCTCCGGGCGGTCGCCGTGGCCAACCTCGCCGAGGTGGAGCGGCTAGACGGCCGGTGTGACGAGGCCGCCCGGCTGGGCCGGCACGCGATCGCGGAACTGGAGGACGTCGGTGACCCGGGTCACCGACGCCGCGTCCTGGCCACGATCGGGCTGGCCTTGGCGGAGGCCGGCCGCACGCGGGAGACCGAGGGCGTTCTGGCCGAGCTGCGGCCGGCGGACGCGGGCGCGCCGGCGGACGGCCCGGTGGCCGTGGTCGAGGGGGCGCTGGCTCTGCTGCGGGGAGACGAGCGGAAGGCGGCCGAGCTCTTCGAGGTCGCGGCGGCGGCGTACGAGGGCGGACACGACCCTCGCGACACGGTGGAGGCGGTGGTGGGTCTCATCCGGTGCACGCGGGAGGCCGAGAAGCGGGCCAAGATGGTGCACCGGCTGCATGAGATGTGCCGTACGAGTGGAATCGCCCTGCTGCCCCGGGACCTGAAGCTGATCGGCGCGTCGGCGGAGTGA